One window from the genome of Hyperolius riggenbachi isolate aHypRig1 chromosome 6, aHypRig1.pri, whole genome shotgun sequence encodes:
- the B3GAT1 gene encoding galactosylgalactosylxylosylprotein 3-beta-glucuronosyltransferase 1 isoform X1, which produces MGNEENWGLATLEMLKRRDILAIVLIVLPWTLLITVWHHSTLSPLLTAHKEDGTDGRRDASPGSDSREYCSSERDIVEVVRTEYVYTRPPPWMGNLPTIHVITPTYSRPVQKAELTRLSNTLLHVPNLHWILVEDSQRRTPLVTRLLQDSGLNYTHLNVETPRNYKLRGDTRDPRIPRGTMQRNLALRWLRETFNKNNSLPGVVYFADDDNTYSLDLFEEMRNTRKVSVWPVAFVGGLRYESPKVNSAGKVYGWKTVFDPHRPFAIDMAGFSINIRLILQRPQAYFKLRGVKGGYQESSLLRELVTLNDLEPKADNCTKILVWHTRTEKPVLVNEGKKGFTDPNVEI; this is translated from the exons ATGG GTAATGAGGAGAACTGGGGTCTGGCCACCCTGGAGATGCTGAAGAGAAGAGACATTCTGGCTATTGTACTGATCGTTCTGCCCTGGACTTTGCTGATCACagtatggcaccacagcaccctgtCCCCGCTGCTCACTGCACACAAGG AGGACGGCACTGATGGCCGGAGGGATGCCAGTCCAGGCTCGGACTCCAGGGAATATTGCTCCTCCGAGAGAGATATAGTAGAAGTTGTCAGGACTGAGTATGTATATACGCGGCCGCCGCCTTGGATGGGGAACCTCCCAACCATCCACGTCATCACCCCTACCTACAGCCGACCGGTGCAGAAGGCCGAACTGACCCGACTGTCCAACACATTACTGCATGTCCCCAACCTGCACTGGATCCTGGTGGAGGACTCTCAGCGGCGCACCCCTCTGGTCACCCGGCTTCTGCAGGACTCTGGGCTTAATTACACCCACCTTAACGTGGAGACGCCACGCAATTATAAACTCAGAGGGGACACCAGGGACCCCAGAATCCCCCGAGGGACTATGCAGAGAAACCTGGCCCTACGGTGGCTCAGAGAGACATTTAACAAAAATAACAGCTTGCCCGGAGTGGTGTATTTTGCTGATGACGACAACACCTACAGCCTGgacctgtttgaggag ATGAGGAACACCAGGAAGGTCTCGGTGTGGCCGGTGGCATTTGTCGGAGGTCTCCGATACGAGTCTCCCAAGGTGAACTCTGCAGGAAAAGTTTACGGGTGGAAGACGGTTTTTGATCCACACAGACCGTTCGCAATAGACATGGCCGGCTTCTCCATCAATATACGGCTCATACTGCAGCGACCACAAGCATACTTCAAATTACGAGGGGTGAAAGGCGGTTACCAGGAGAGCAGCCTGCTGCGGGAACTGGTGACGCTCAACGACCTGGAACCAAAAGCCGACAATTGCACTAAG ATATTGGTATGGCACACGCGGACAGAGAAGCCAGTACTGGTGAACGAGGGGAAGAAAGGCTTCACAGACCCCAATGTGGAAATCTGA
- the B3GAT1 gene encoding galactosylgalactosylxylosylprotein 3-beta-glucuronosyltransferase 1 isoform X2, whose translation MLKRRDILAIVLIVLPWTLLITVWHHSTLSPLLTAHKEDGTDGRRDASPGSDSREYCSSERDIVEVVRTEYVYTRPPPWMGNLPTIHVITPTYSRPVQKAELTRLSNTLLHVPNLHWILVEDSQRRTPLVTRLLQDSGLNYTHLNVETPRNYKLRGDTRDPRIPRGTMQRNLALRWLRETFNKNNSLPGVVYFADDDNTYSLDLFEEMRNTRKVSVWPVAFVGGLRYESPKVNSAGKVYGWKTVFDPHRPFAIDMAGFSINIRLILQRPQAYFKLRGVKGGYQESSLLRELVTLNDLEPKADNCTKILVWHTRTEKPVLVNEGKKGFTDPNVEI comes from the exons ATGCTGAAGAGAAGAGACATTCTGGCTATTGTACTGATCGTTCTGCCCTGGACTTTGCTGATCACagtatggcaccacagcaccctgtCCCCGCTGCTCACTGCACACAAGG AGGACGGCACTGATGGCCGGAGGGATGCCAGTCCAGGCTCGGACTCCAGGGAATATTGCTCCTCCGAGAGAGATATAGTAGAAGTTGTCAGGACTGAGTATGTATATACGCGGCCGCCGCCTTGGATGGGGAACCTCCCAACCATCCACGTCATCACCCCTACCTACAGCCGACCGGTGCAGAAGGCCGAACTGACCCGACTGTCCAACACATTACTGCATGTCCCCAACCTGCACTGGATCCTGGTGGAGGACTCTCAGCGGCGCACCCCTCTGGTCACCCGGCTTCTGCAGGACTCTGGGCTTAATTACACCCACCTTAACGTGGAGACGCCACGCAATTATAAACTCAGAGGGGACACCAGGGACCCCAGAATCCCCCGAGGGACTATGCAGAGAAACCTGGCCCTACGGTGGCTCAGAGAGACATTTAACAAAAATAACAGCTTGCCCGGAGTGGTGTATTTTGCTGATGACGACAACACCTACAGCCTGgacctgtttgaggag ATGAGGAACACCAGGAAGGTCTCGGTGTGGCCGGTGGCATTTGTCGGAGGTCTCCGATACGAGTCTCCCAAGGTGAACTCTGCAGGAAAAGTTTACGGGTGGAAGACGGTTTTTGATCCACACAGACCGTTCGCAATAGACATGGCCGGCTTCTCCATCAATATACGGCTCATACTGCAGCGACCACAAGCATACTTCAAATTACGAGGGGTGAAAGGCGGTTACCAGGAGAGCAGCCTGCTGCGGGAACTGGTGACGCTCAACGACCTGGAACCAAAAGCCGACAATTGCACTAAG ATATTGGTATGGCACACGCGGACAGAGAAGCCAGTACTGGTGAACGAGGGGAAGAAAGGCTTCACAGACCCCAATGTGGAAATCTGA
- the B3GAT1 gene encoding galactosylgalactosylxylosylprotein 3-beta-glucuronosyltransferase 1 isoform X3 — protein sequence MEDGTDGRRDASPGSDSREYCSSERDIVEVVRTEYVYTRPPPWMGNLPTIHVITPTYSRPVQKAELTRLSNTLLHVPNLHWILVEDSQRRTPLVTRLLQDSGLNYTHLNVETPRNYKLRGDTRDPRIPRGTMQRNLALRWLRETFNKNNSLPGVVYFADDDNTYSLDLFEEMRNTRKVSVWPVAFVGGLRYESPKVNSAGKVYGWKTVFDPHRPFAIDMAGFSINIRLILQRPQAYFKLRGVKGGYQESSLLRELVTLNDLEPKADNCTKILVWHTRTEKPVLVNEGKKGFTDPNVEI from the exons ATGG AGGACGGCACTGATGGCCGGAGGGATGCCAGTCCAGGCTCGGACTCCAGGGAATATTGCTCCTCCGAGAGAGATATAGTAGAAGTTGTCAGGACTGAGTATGTATATACGCGGCCGCCGCCTTGGATGGGGAACCTCCCAACCATCCACGTCATCACCCCTACCTACAGCCGACCGGTGCAGAAGGCCGAACTGACCCGACTGTCCAACACATTACTGCATGTCCCCAACCTGCACTGGATCCTGGTGGAGGACTCTCAGCGGCGCACCCCTCTGGTCACCCGGCTTCTGCAGGACTCTGGGCTTAATTACACCCACCTTAACGTGGAGACGCCACGCAATTATAAACTCAGAGGGGACACCAGGGACCCCAGAATCCCCCGAGGGACTATGCAGAGAAACCTGGCCCTACGGTGGCTCAGAGAGACATTTAACAAAAATAACAGCTTGCCCGGAGTGGTGTATTTTGCTGATGACGACAACACCTACAGCCTGgacctgtttgaggag ATGAGGAACACCAGGAAGGTCTCGGTGTGGCCGGTGGCATTTGTCGGAGGTCTCCGATACGAGTCTCCCAAGGTGAACTCTGCAGGAAAAGTTTACGGGTGGAAGACGGTTTTTGATCCACACAGACCGTTCGCAATAGACATGGCCGGCTTCTCCATCAATATACGGCTCATACTGCAGCGACCACAAGCATACTTCAAATTACGAGGGGTGAAAGGCGGTTACCAGGAGAGCAGCCTGCTGCGGGAACTGGTGACGCTCAACGACCTGGAACCAAAAGCCGACAATTGCACTAAG ATATTGGTATGGCACACGCGGACAGAGAAGCCAGTACTGGTGAACGAGGGGAAGAAAGGCTTCACAGACCCCAATGTGGAAATCTGA